GACTCCCCCAGGCTGTTGAAGGACGCGACACGGATGGAGTACGGCCCAGCGCTGCCCGGAGCGCCATCCACCCAGAGGTAGTATTTCCCGCCCGAGGCGGGAGTGGGGCTCACCAGCGTGGCGGTCCCCTTCTCGGTGCCCGCGGCGACGCAGTACCTGGGGGTGTCGCACAGCGGGCCCATGTAGACGACGGGCCGGAGCCCACCGCTCGTGAGGGGCTCGACGGTGACCACCATGTTGCCGCTCCGAGGGGGCAGCTGGAGCTCGTACACCACGTCCCCGCCACCGGCTCCTCCACAAGGACCCGCGCCGAGATCCCCGTGGCCGGTGGTATCGCCCACCACGTAGGCGCCACCGTCCACCACCTTGAGCGGGATGGGCTCCGAGCACCCGGCGCCCGAGGGAGCACCCGCGTCCACGCCGCCACCACCGCCCCCATCTGGAGCACCCGCGTCTGGAGGGTTTCCCGCATCCGGAGGGTTCCCAGCATCCGGAGGTGGATTCCCCGCGTCCGGCAGGCCCGCATCCGGCGTGTTCCCGGCATCCGGCGGAGCCACACACACGCCAGCGCCGCACACCCGCGCGCCGGTGCAGGTCTGACACTGCTCCCCGCCCCGGCCACAGAGGGAGAGAGCCGTACCCGCCATGCACTGGCCATCCACACGGCAGCAGCCCTCGCAGTTCGAGGGCCCACAGGCCTGCGGAGGCGAGGGAGCCGGTTCATCGGGCCGGCAGGCCTGGAGCGCGAGCGAGAGCAGGACGAGCCCGAGGAGCCGGGCCAGGACACGCTGGAGTGACATGATGCCCCATGCTCCCCGGTCCCCGCTGGTCCGTCCAGACCCCCTTCCGAGCGGCTCGCCGCGCGGCGAGGTTGAGGTACGCTGGCGGCAGGAGGCATTCCCCACGATGGCGCATGTGAATCCGAGCATCTTCCAGTCGGCGCTCGAGCGCCGCTTGCGCGACGAGCTCCTCGCCGGCGAGGACACCCAGCGGGCGCTGCGGCACGTGGACAGGGTGCCGGGCAGGTTCGGCGCCGTCGCGAGGCAGAGGCAGCTGCTCTCGAACGCCTTCAAGCTGACGCGCCCGGTGGCCCCGCGGGTCCTGGATGCACTGGCCGCCTGCAAGGAGCTCCTGGGCCACGAAGGACCCGTGGACGTGTTCATCCACCCCGAGCCGATGATCCGGGCCGCGGCGGTGTATGCCCCGCCGGACACGCCCGCCATCGTCCTGTCCTCCCGGCTCCTGGAGGTGTTCCAGGAGGCCGAGCTGCGCTTCATCCTCGGGCACGAGCTCGGGCACCTGGCCTTCGAGCACTTCACCCTCCCCCTGCCCGCCATGGCGCTCGCCTCGGACTGGGACGAGGAATCCGGAAGGCTCGTCTCCCCCGCCACGGCCCTCGGGCTGTACCGGTGGAACCGGGCGGCCGAGGCCAGCGCCGACCGGGCGGGACTGCTGTGCGCCAGGGAGCTGGAAGCCTCCGCGAGCGTCCTGCTCGCACGGGTGAGCGGATGGACCGCCGGCTCGGTCAAGTCCGAGCTCCAGGCGGCGGAGCGCCATGTGGACGCGCTCCTGTCCGACCCGTCGGCCCGCCAGCGACGCAGCGAGGACGAGGAGGCACTCGGTGGTTTCCGCGCCCATGCCTTCAGCCCGTGGCGGGTGCGTGCCCTCGTGGCGTTCTCCAAGACGAGGACCTTCCTGAGGAGCGCGGGCCGCTACGCGAGCGAGGAGGGACTGTCGGACGAGGAGGCCGACACCCTGTTGGCGTGGGAGCTCCGGGAGCTGGATCCCTCCTACCTGGGGAAGTCCGAGCATCCCGAGCTGCTGCAACTGGCCCTGACGACAGGAAAGCTCCTGCCCGTGCTGGAGCAGCTGTACCAGGAGAGGGCGGCCCTGTCCGAGCGGGCCCGGCTGGTGCAGCACTTCACCCTGCTGAAGGCCCCGGACGGAGTCGTGGACAACCTGGGTTACCTGGAGCTGAAGCAGATCGCTGGAGCGCTGACGGTGCCCTCGTGGCTCGTGGACGAGGCCCTGCGCGGCGCCAGCAATCCCCTGGACTGAATCGGCTCAGTGCGGTGGAGGGGCCACGAGGATGTGGAGGCCGGGCCAGCGCTCGCGCAGGAGCCGCTCCAGCAGCCCGAGGCCCCACCGCTCCGAGCGAGCATGCCCGAGGGCAATGGCACACATTCCCGTGTCCTCCAGGGCCTGTCGGGCCGGGACGCGCAGCTGGCCGGTCACATAGGCAGTGGCTCCGAGCCCGGCCGCCTCTCGCACGAGCGCGTCGTTCATCGCCCGAACCACGGCGATGCGCTCCACCCGCTCCGCGCCACCGGGCACCACGTCCTCGACCGCGCCAAAGTGTTGCTCGAGCGATTGCACGAGCTCACGGGGAGACAGGGGCGCCATGCTCCCCACCATGCCAAGCGGTTGCCCGGCCCGCTCGCCGAGTGGCGCCAGGGCTTCGAGCCCCAGAACCTGGGCCAGGTGGCGGTTGAACCCGAGCCCCAGCCGCTCATCGAACGGCGCGTGATTGGCCACCACGCCGAGCCCCAGCGGGAGGGCCACCGTGTCGAGCCGCCAGTGCCGATGAAGGAAGAGCGCATCGAGCCGCTCCGTGCTCCCCCACTCCGCGAGCCCCGCCCACGGTTCGAGGGCCAATCCCAGGCGGCACACGGGCTGCTCCCGCGCGGCGACGATCCGGGTGCGCTCGCCCGTCTCGGCGGAAGCACCGAGCAACTGGTCGATGTGCCCGGCGAGCTCGTCGAGCCCCGCTGGATGCAAGGATTTACCACCCATCGCCTGACACCCCAAAAAAAACGTCTGCCTTTGATTTAAAATACAGACATCCACAATTAATTGTATGTATTTAATTAAAACAAAACACAAACAAAAATACACTCACAATCAATATCAACACCATCAATTACATATACAGACAGCAAAACCAGTCAATCACTATCACAAAACATAAGAAATACATGTAATTGATTGGGCATCTCACTTACAAAAGCCGCTGATGTAGGCACGGCATGATTAGATATTCGGGCGTGACGATGTCGTGAGATGTAGGCATGATGGGTTCAATTTGGAGCATCGAACAGGTGTGTAGATGTAGGCACGATATCCGTCCTCTCTCTGCATCTCATGGAGACGCGTGGAGTGTCCAAGAAGTTACGAGCCTGGCGAGCGTCTCCAGGGCGAGCCCGTCGAAAGGAGGCTCGCCCCGGAGCGGTTGAGGCAGGTCACTTCATGCAGGCGGCCCAGCCCCGCTTGCCGTTCTCCATGTTCAATAGGAACTGGCTACCCGAGGTGGTGATGGAGACGGCGTCGTTCCAATCGCCAGAGGCCGCGTCGAAGTGTCCGTTGATGCCGGTGAGGCCACAGGTCGAGCCGCTCTCGTTGGTGAGGTTGATCTGCGCCGTGCCCGGGTCACCCGCCTTCCAGGTCCAGGCTCCGTCGAACTCGTTGATGTCGAGGCAGACGGCGGACGCATGGATGTTCACCGGATACGTGTGGGCTCCGCTCTTGATGGCGAGCTTCCAGTAGGAGCCATCGTTGAGGACCCGCACCTCGTCCGGATTCGGCTTGTCGTCGAACGCCCACGAGTACGAGTAGATCGCGCCGCTGCTGTCCTTGAGAGGCACGGCGAAGTTCTTCACGTCCTGCAGGAAGCACTGCCGGTTGGTGGCCGCGGCGGCGATGACCTTGTCGCCGTAGTACGACTGGCTGCCCGAGCTCCAGCTCACCTCGATACGGCCCGCCGCGCTGTTCACGCAGCGCGCATAGGCGATGAGGTGTTTTCCCGCCTCGGGCTGGACATAGAGCTCGTAGTTGCCGTTGGCCGCCTTGCGCACGCCGGCCATGGCCGGGTAGGTCCCACCGGAGTAGAGATAGGCACCCAGCGGCCGCAGGTGGCCACCGATACCCGTCAGGAAGCACGTGCGGCCAACGGAGGTCCCGATGTCCACGGAGCTCGTCTTGGTGTCGCCCCAGGAGTAGTTCCAGTTGCCCGAGAAGGCCGCCTCGCTCACTCCGAGCTGGCTCTGGCTCTCGTCCACGGCGGGCTCCTCCATACCGCCGCCGCACGCCATCAGGGGAAGTGCCATCACGGCGGACAGCGAGAGGGTCTTGGCGAAGGTCGCGAACATTGTCTTGGCTCCTTGTCTGGGTTTGTCTTGCATTTGCTGCGGACGCGGAGAGCCATTCCAAAGCGCGTGCCAGCGCCAACGAGCGTGCGCGGCGGTGCACCCGCGAGGGGCTTCTTCCCTCGGGAGAGCCACGATTCAGCCGGCCACGCGGGCGCCAGCCGTGCCTCGGCGCGGAGTGCCGACACGGCTGTGCCTGTGCCAGTTGTGGCTGTGCCAACTGTGCCACCCGGCCTCATCGAGCGGGCAGCGGCCGCGTCGTATTAGGCTCGAGCCATGAACGGCACGGCAGCGCCCGAGAAGCTCCTCCAGCCGGGTTGCCCCTGGTGGGACATGCGGGTCGCGTGGGGCGAGCCGAACGTGAAGTGGTGCGAGGCCACGGTCTGCGCCTGGGTGAACGAGCCCGCGAATGCTTGGTCCAACCTCGCCTACCTGGCGGTGGCGCTCTGGTGTGCGTGGAGGTGGAGGGTCACCGGCAGCCGGGCCATGGCGCGCTTCGCGTGGACGACGTGGCTCGTGGGGGCGTTCTCCTTCGCCTTCCACGCGACCAACAACTTCGCCACCCAGCTCCTGGACTTCGTGGGCATGTACGTGCTCGCCTTCCTGCTGGTGGCGCTGAACCTGCACCGAATGGGCTGGTTGTCCCGCGAGCGGGTGGGCGCGGTACACGTCGGACTGACGGTGGGGTGCACCCTGCTCGTGCCGGTGATGAGGCTCGCCGGGGTCCCCTACCAGCTCGTGGTGCTAGGGGCGGTGCTGGTGATCGTGGGGACCGAGGTCCGCCTCTCCCGGCGGAAGGACCCGCGCGAGTCGTACCGGGATTTCTGGCTGGCGGTGGGGCTGATGGCCGCGGCGGCGGCGTGCTCGGTGGCGGACGTGACGCGGGCGTGGTGCGACCCGGACAATCATTGGGTGCAGGGACACGCGGCCTGGCATGTCCTGAGTGCGCTCGCGCTGCTGTTCACCGCGCGCCACCATGCCGGGCTGGAGCTCAGGCGTTAGCGCCTTCGTAGGTGATGCGCAGACCCTGGTGGGTCACCGTGAGGAGTGGACGGCCAAACCAGCCGCAGTGCTTGCAGACGCCGTGGGTACCGGCTGCCGAGACGCGCACCGGCAGATCCGCGCCACACGAGGGGCAACCCTCGGGCAGCGTGTAGTCGCGCGTCGGCACCTGGACATGGGATACGTCGGTCATTGATCTGAGGTAACGCAGGCCTCGGGCCGCGCAAGCGGGCGCACTGGAGCCCACATCCCTGCTCCAGCGCTTACACGCGGCTGCTCGACAGCCAGGCGGACAGCCGCTCAAGCGCCAGGCCGCCTCGGTGCTGCCCGTCCAGGGGCAACGCCACCGCCACCGGAATCATCCAGCAGGCCTCTTGAAAACTTTCGCCAGGACGGGAGTTTCTCGTATTCCCACGTAAACTTCTATCGGCATTGCAATCACTTTCATCCAATACATGATGAAGACAGATTGAGCGTGGCCGCCGCGTTGGATCGCGAGTCTGGTTTTATGTCAAAGAATCAGACCCGAATTCGCGAGGTACCTCATGCCTTCCAGCGCGCGTTGGCTGTTGCTGTTGGTCCCCGGGATGTTGTTCTTCTCCACACTCAGCGGAGCACCCCGTGAAGCCGAGGCCGCCCCGCGCGGCGGTGGAAGTGTGTGCAAGAGGTGTCCGCCAGACGCCGGTACTCCGGACGCGGGCACCGGCTCGGACGCGGGCACTCCGGATGCGGGCTCGGGCGGCTCCGACGCGGGCACCGGCTCGGACGCGGGCACTCCGGATGCGGGGACCGGCTCGGATGGCGGCACGAACCCGCCCACGGGCTGCCTCGGCCAGCCGCTGCTCGAGTCCCTCGGAAAGGACCACGTGCTCATCGGCGGTCAGACGGACAACTCCGTGGCCGGGCTGGCTCCGTTCGATCTCCGTTACATCTACCTCGCGGGCGGCCTGTTCGACAGTGTGGAACCGTGCAACTCGTGCAGCACGAGCTGCTCCTCCGCCGGGCAGTCCTGCTCCAACTGGAATCCCAATGGCTGCGGCTGGTGGGGCTGCTGGCAGTGGGACCAGTTGGCTCCGGGACAGTACCTGCGTGACTACTTCCAGCAGACGATCAATCTGGGACAGGTCCCGATGATCACCTACTACCAGATGCTCCACGCCAGCCGTGTGGCGGAGGGCTCGCCGGAGGTGGCCGCGGCGCAGACCGTCTCCTTGATGCAGCGCTATTACAATGACTGGCGTTTCGTATTGAAGCAGATTGGGAATTCCACCGCATTGCTTCACATCGAGCCAGACTTCTGGGCGTATGCGCAGCAGGTGAATCCGAATCCTCACATGATTCCGGCGGCGGTCGCCTCGGCCAATCCCACGGATTGCGCGAACGTGGAGAACACCATCGCCGGCATGGGCCGCTGCATGATCGCCATGGTCCGCAAGTACGCCCCCAACGCCAAGGTGGGCCTGCATGCCTCGGCGTGGGCCACGAAGATCGACGCCATGATGAACACGAATCCCGCGCTCGACGTGGAGGGCGAGGCCCGCAAGGTGGCGGACTTCCTCATGGAGTGTGGGGGTGCCGCCGGGGACTTCGTCGTGGTGGAGACGAGCGACCGCGACGCCCAGTACTACCAGGTGCGTCTGGGGCGGAACAGCTGGTGGGATACGACCAACACCACGCTCCCGCACTTCCGTCAGGCCTTCCGGTTCGCCAAGGCGCTCTCGGAGCGAATGGGCCGGCCCAACCTCTGGTGGCAGATCCCCGTGGGCAACATGTCCATGCCCGGCTACGACCAGCACTGGAAGGACAACCGCCTGGACTACTTCTTCGACCACCCCCAGGAGGTGGCCGCCGCTCACGGTATCGGCATGATCTTCGGCGCGGGCGAGCAGACCCAGACGAACCCCGCCACCGACAACGGGCACCTGCTGCTGCGGACGAACAACTACTTCCTCACCGGTGGGCAGGCCGCCTGCCTCAACGCCAGCATGCCCTGAGCGAGGCCGTGGGCCCGGCGGGCGTCAGGGGTGCGATCCTGACGCTCGCGCTTGACATCGGCTCGCGGTCCGGGCGTGGGTAGGAGCCGCATGGATGAGACTCCGCCCTCCCCGCTGCCCTTCCCGACGAGCCTCTGTCACCGCTGCGCGGCACCGCCGAAGTACGTGAGGACGAAGACGTCCACGTTCATCCTCTGCCCGCTGCTGCCGCAGAAGTACGCGCCCCAACCGGTGCTCCAGTGCCCCCTCTTCCGGCCCAGGTCTCCGGAGCCGGAAGCGAAGTAGGGACACCCGGCGTGCTCAGCCCAGGTGCTGCAGCTCGCGCGAGAGCAGGGTCTCCAGGTCCCGGATGTTGCGGTACACGAGGCAGCGGTGGCCCGCGACGTCGAACTTGAGCTCCTTGAGGTCGCGGACGAGCAGGATGGTGGGCCGTCCCCTGCCCCACGCGTAGCCGACCTCCAGGTACACGTTCGGGTTGGCCATGGAGAGGTCCGCGATGACGACCTTCGCGGTGTCGATTCGCTCCTTGATGCGCTGGATGATGGCGCCCTCGAACACGGCCTGATCCACGCGCTCGCACAGGAGCCCCGCGCCCTTCACGGGGCCCAGGATGCCGTAGTGGTAGACGTCCTCCATCTCGGCGGCGAAGGGCATGGCGACGAAGGCGTGGGGCTTGGCCAGTGACTGCGCCCCGGCCGTGGCCATGGGCGGCGCCTGGACGTGCTGGCTCATGCGCTTGACGCGGAAGCCCCAGCCGCTCGTCAGGGGCTCCACCCCCGGGCTCTTCCCGAGTCCCCGCTCCAGCGCCGTGCGCAGCCGCTCCGCGCGCTTCTGCTGCAGCTCCACCACGGTGATGCGCTCCAGCCCCTGCGGCCCGGCGCCCCGCGTGAAGGCCTCGACGAGGCCTCCGACGAGCGCGAGCGCCGCCTCGTCCTCGTCCAGGCCGTAGTTGGGACCGTGCACCGTGCAGGCGATGTGGCGGAGGTCCGAGCGCGACTCGAGCGCCTTGAGCGCCCGGGCCGCGAACTGGCGGATCTCGTGGTAGCCGAACTTCCCCAGCTTCACGGTGCCGAGGAAGAGGGCCAGGGGCGCGCCGATGGCGCCCCGCGTCTCGATGAAGACGTGATCCCCGATGGGCACCGAGAAGCTCGCCATCGGGATGCCCACCTGCACGAGCCGCGAGGCCACGGCCTGATCCGCGCCGTAGAAGCTCTGGGCGTGCTTGAGCAGCACCACGTCCGCGCGCGTGTCGGTGATGTTTCCGGCTTCCAGGACGACTTCGAGGGCAGCGCTCATCGGCGGGGACTGTCGCACGGAGGGGGCGGGCCCGTCACCGGGGTCCGCGCGGTGGAAACGGCTCCGAGCTACGCCGGAGCGACCTCGACCGCGCCTCCCGGCTCCACCGTCACGCGCACGGGCAGGAAGCGCTCGATGAGCCACGCATGCGTGGTGAGGTGATCCGTCACCCGCGCCGTCGTGTAGCGCGTCGTCCCCGGAGAGGAAGGGCCCAGCCGGCCCGCCGCCAGCAGCGCCGCGGGCAGGAGGATCTGATCCGCGAGGTGTTCGTCCAGCGCGCCCCCACTCTCCATGAAGCGCGCCACCTCTTCCGCCGCCTCGCGCCCCACGTCCTCCGCCGGACGCCCCCGCTTCCCCAGGGCCGTGAAGCCGGCGATGGTGTGCTCGAACTGCGCCAGGATGAACGTCACCGTGCCCACCGAGTGCGTCACCGGCAGCGGCCGGTTCTCCGCGTGGCTGTAGATACCCCGCTCGCGCAGTGCCGCCACCGCCTCCTTGGACTGCCGCTCCGCGATGCCGAACGGCAGCCCGCCCACGAACGAGCCCACCGCGATGTCTCGCAGCGTCCCGCGTGCCGGTAGCTCCACCCGGCTGGGCGGATCTCGCACCGGCTCCACCTCGGCGATGAACTCTCCCGCCCCCTGTGGGTAGAAGCCCGCGTGCACCAGGCGCAGCGAGGCGTTCAGCCCGTAGGCCTTCGCCACCGGCAGCCACACGCCCACCACGTAGTGGTAGCTGGGGCTGTGCGGCAGGTGCGTCCCGCCGCGCAGGGTGAGCGAGCCGCCCCCCGCCAGCGCCAGCGGATAGAAGAGGCACTGGAAGAGCAGCGGCGTGCTGCCCGCCGTGCCCACCTCCAGCACGTAGTCGCCCGGGCGTACCGGTGCTGGCTCGAAGCGCAGCTCCGAGGCTCCCACCGCCGCGCCCTCGCTCTGGCCCCCGCTGATGGCCTCGGCGCCCCGCACGCAGGCGAGGTGCTGCGGCCTCAACCCCGGCGGCTGGCGGTTGGCCCTCACGTTCTTCATGTGGAAGGGCCTCCCGGTGATGAGCGACAGCGAGAGCGCCGAGCGGAGGATCTGCCCTCCTCCCTCGCCCTCGCTTCCGTCGAGCTCCACCGGTCCGTCGTGGCGGTCGGTGCCTGCCATCTCCCCTCCGGGAAAGTCCACCGCAGCCTAGCAGAAGGCTTTCGGTTACTGTCCGCCCGCCTTGGCCCTCGCCATCTTCCTGTTCACCTACGTCTTCATCGCCGGTATCCGCCTCCCCTTTCCCAGGCTGGATCGCCCCGGAGGCGCGCTCGTGGGCGCCGTCCTCATGGTGGTGGCCGGTGTCGTCGCCCCCTCCGAGGTCTTCAACTACAGCTCGGACCCCGCCCGGCACGCCGTGGACATGGACACGCTCGTGCTCCTGCTGGGGATGATGCTGATCGCGGACTACCTCTCGCAGGCCGCCTTCTTCCGCGCGGCGGGTGCCTGGGCGCTGCGCAAGGCCCATACGCCCCGGCTGCTCCTCGTGGCCGTGGCCTGCACCAGTGCGTTCCTGTCCGCCTTCCTCGTCAACGACACCATCTGTCTGATGCTCACCCCGCTGGTGCTGGTGGTCGTCGAGGACGCGCGGCTCCCCCCCATCCCGTACCTGCTGGCCGTCTGCATGGCCTCCAACGCGGGCTCGGTGGCCACCTTCACCGGCAACCCCCAGAACATGCTCATCCAGGGCGCCTCCGGGCTGCCCTATGCGCAGTTCGTGGCCTACATGGCGCTGCCGGCCGTGCTCTCCACCGGCGTGGTCATCGGGGGGCTCCTCTTCGTCTTCCGCAAGCAGCTCTCCCACGAGCGCTTCGACACGCACCCGCCTCCGCCTCCGGTGGATCGGCCGCTGCTCGGGCTCACGCTCGCCACGCTCGTGGGGGTGGTCGCCGCCTTCTTCATCGGCCTGCCCATGAGCTGGAGCGCCCTGGCCGGCGCCGCGGTGGTGATGACGCTCTCGCGCCGCGCCCCGCCCCGCCAGGCCATCGAGCGCGTGGACTACGTCCTGCTGCTCTTCTTCGCCTGCCTCTTCGTGGTCGTCTACGGCGTCAACAAGGCCGGCTGGGCGGATGACATCTACCGCGTCTTCTCGCCCTTCATGTCCGGGCCGCCCTGGCGCGAGACGCTCGGCTTCGCGGGGCTGACGCTCGTGGCCTCCAACCTCTTCAGCAACGTGCCCTTCGTCATGCTGGCGCGCGCCTGGGTGCCCACGCTGCATGATCCCGTGCTGGGCTGGCACGTGCTGGCGCTCGGCTCCACCCTGGCCGGCAACCTCACCCTGGTGGGCAGCGTGGCCAACCTGATCGTCTTCGAGGCCGCGCGCGGCAAGGCCGAGCTCAGCTTCCTCGGCTACCTGCGCGTGGGCATTCCCATCACGCTTGTCAGCTTCGTGCTGGGGCTCGCGGTGCTCCTCGCGGAGCACGCGCTGTTCTGAAGTTCCCCTCTCCCCTCGGGAGAGGGACGGGGTGAGGGTGTCGAGGTTCCCGGGTTGAACCCACTGCCCACACCGCGGACCACGGATTGAAGAACAGGCTCGGGCACCCTCACCCTGACCCTCTCCCGGAGGGCGAGGGGAGGTCTTCGCTCACTTCACTTCACTTCACTTCACTGAATGGATGAATGGTCAGGGATCCGGATCCGGCAGCTCGCCGGGCCCCAGATCGGGCTCGGGGGGCTTCGGAGGCGCTGGCAGCTCGCGGCCCGTGGTGTGCGAACTGTCCCCCTCGGGCGGCGGCGCTCCCGGCTTGCGATCCGGCGGGCGCAGCTCCTCGGCGAACTGCGCGGCGACCACGTCCAGCATCGCCGTCAGCTCCTGGCGGAACAGCGAGGGATCCTTCCCCACCTTGAAGGGATCCAGGTGCTCGGCGCCCTCGGTCACCCGGTCCACCTGGAAGGGACGGCGCCAGAGCTCCGCGCGCCCGTTGATCTTGAACATGCGCGCGTAGCCTCGCATGTACGCGCCCGCGCGCCCCTTGTCGCTGCGCATGCCGTAGTCCTGGATGACGAACTCCACCACCGAGTCCGCTCCCAGCCGCGTCAGCAAGTCGTAGTCCGGGGCGTTCGCCGGCACCTCCTCCACCAGGAAGCTCTCCAGGATCGTCGCCACCCGCGCCGGATCCAACGCGTCCACCCACGGCCGCTCCTCGGGGAGCTGCCGGAACGTATTCACCCGCAGGCGCTCGGACACCTCGAAGCGCGTCACCGCCGCGGTCAGCTTCGCCTGCAGCCGGCGATCCGCCTCCTTGGGCTCCAGCTTCTTGAGCTTGTCCTTGTAGGCGCTGTCCTCCCGGAACACGAGGCTGTGCGGGCCCGCCTCGAGCTCGATCCGGGAGATGAACGCGGGCCGCGTCACTCGATCCAGATCCGCGCCCGCGAGCCGCTGCGAAGCACAACCCCCAGTAAGAAGCACCACCAATGCGAGGAATGAGATTCGCCCCATTCCTCACACATACAGCATTTTTCCGCTTCCACCCAACGCACGGCGTCAAGGGGCGGACACTCTCTCCCAGGGGGAGCAGGCTTCAGAACAGCAGCAGCTCCTCGTGGGGCTCCAGCGTCTCACCGGTGACGTTGGTATGCCCTCCAAGGAGGGTCTCGTTGCTGCGCTGGCGGGCCTCGGACAGCTCGGAGACGAGGGCGAGGATCTGCGGATGGGTGAGGATGAGGGTGTCGAAGTCCTCACGGGGCAGCCGCAGCAGCGAGGTGTTGCGGGCGGCCGTCACGGTGGCGTTGGCGGGCGTCCTCTGCAGCAGGGACATCTCGCCGAACAGCTCGCCCTCGCGCAGCCGGGCCAGGGGTTGCTCGCCCTTGGAGACGGCCACCTCGCCGGAGAGCACCACGTAGAGGCCGTCCACCTGGTGGCCCTCGTGGATGATGGTGTCGCCCCGGCGCACCTCGCGGGCCCGGAAGCGCTCCACCAGCTCGCGCCGATCCTTGCGGCCGAAGGGCTGGAAGAGCGCCGAGGTGTTCACCACGTCCGACAGCAGCCGCTGCCGGCAGAAGCGCCGCAGCGCCCGGGCCACCTGGGGGTAGCTGCGCGAGAGGCCCGCGAGCACCGGCGCGGAGATCTCCAGCACCTGCGTCTCCTCGGAGGCGCTCACCACCGAGGCCGAGCGCGGCGCGCCCGACAGCAGCGCCATCTCGCCGAAGAAGGCACCCTCGCCCAGCTGGGCCAGCTCGCGCTGCTCGGCACCGGTCTGGCGCACGATGCGCACGCGGCCCGCGCAGATGACGTAGAAGGCATCGCCCTTGGTGCCCTGCTCGATGATGCGTCCGCCCTCGGGGAAGCGGCGCAGCGGGCAGCGCTCGAACAGCGCGATGAAGGCGTCGCGCGGCAGGTCCGAGAAGAGCGGAATCTTCGGCAGCGCCTCGTCCTGGGGGGCCGCCTCGGCGATGGGCTCCTCGGCCTCCGGCGAGCCTGGCTCCTCCACCGCGGGGGCGGACGACACGGGCTCCGCGTGCTGTTCCGCGCCCGCGAGTGCCGCCAGCTCCACCGCGTGCAGCAGCGAGTCCGCCTGGACGGCGAGCTCCGTGAAAGGCGTGCTACCCGGCACCGGAGGCTGGAAGTCCACGCCGTCCTCGGGCGTGAAGCGCTCGAGGCGCGGCGAGGCGGGCCCCACCGCCGCCACCCGCAGGGGCTGGGGCGGAGGCTGGGGAGCGGAAGGCGCGGGGGGTGGCTCCGTCTCCGTCACGGCCGGGCGGAGGTCGCTCGAACGGCGGCGCAGCCCTGGAGGCCCGGACTTCGCCACGGCGGCCTGGACGGGTGAGGCCTCGGGGCTCCCCTTCTCCGCGTCGCTGAGATCCAGCTCCACCTCGATGTCGGCCGAGGGCGCGGCGGGAGGCTCGGCACCTGCCTCCTCGAGATCCAGCTCCACCTCGAGCCCCGACAGGGACGAGGCGATCCCGGGCTCGGGCCCGGCGTCCTCGACGGGCGCCTCCGGGGCCAGGGCCTCGTCGATGTCCGGCGGCAGCTCGATGAAGAACGCGGACTGCTTGACCACCGGGGGCGCTTCCAGGGGCTTGGGCGTCACCGCGCGAGCCGCGCCTCCCGGTCCGCCCCGGCGGGCGTAGAGGTTGGCGAGCATCTGCTGCACGCCCTGGTGCGACGCATCCAGCTCCAGGATGAGCTTGCTGGCGGCGATGGCGCGCGGGAGGAAGCCCTCCCGGGCGAAACCCTCGGCGGCGGCCTGGTAGGCGGAG
The sequence above is drawn from the Archangium gephyra genome and encodes:
- a CDS encoding M48 family metallopeptidase, which gives rise to MAHVNPSIFQSALERRLRDELLAGEDTQRALRHVDRVPGRFGAVARQRQLLSNAFKLTRPVAPRVLDALAACKELLGHEGPVDVFIHPEPMIRAAAVYAPPDTPAIVLSSRLLEVFQEAELRFILGHELGHLAFEHFTLPLPAMALASDWDEESGRLVSPATALGLYRWNRAAEASADRAGLLCARELEASASVLLARVSGWTAGSVKSELQAAERHVDALLSDPSARQRRSEDEEALGGFRAHAFSPWRVRALVAFSKTRTFLRSAGRYASEEGLSDEEADTLLAWELRELDPSYLGKSEHPELLQLALTTGKLLPVLEQLYQERAALSERARLVQHFTLLKAPDGVVDNLGYLELKQIAGALTVPSWLVDEALRGASNPLD
- a CDS encoding Nif3-like dinuclear metal center hexameric protein produces the protein MHPAGLDELAGHIDQLLGASAETGERTRIVAAREQPVCRLGLALEPWAGLAEWGSTERLDALFLHRHWRLDTVALPLGLGVVANHAPFDERLGLGFNRHLAQVLGLEALAPLGERAGQPLGMVGSMAPLSPRELVQSLEQHFGAVEDVVPGGAERVERIAVVRAMNDALVREAAGLGATAYVTGQLRVPARQALEDTGMCAIALGHARSERWGLGLLERLLRERWPGLHILVAPPPH
- a CDS encoding ceramidase domain-containing protein, with the protein product MNGTAAPEKLLQPGCPWWDMRVAWGEPNVKWCEATVCAWVNEPANAWSNLAYLAVALWCAWRWRVTGSRAMARFAWTTWLVGAFSFAFHATNNFATQLLDFVGMYVLAFLLVALNLHRMGWLSRERVGAVHVGLTVGCTLLVPVMRLAGVPYQLVVLGAVLVIVGTEVRLSRRKDPRESYRDFWLAVGLMAAAAACSVADVTRAWCDPDNHWVQGHAAWHVLSALALLFTARHHAGLELRR
- the rtcA gene encoding RNA 3'-terminal phosphate cyclase — translated: MAGTDRHDGPVELDGSEGEGGGQILRSALSLSLITGRPFHMKNVRANRQPPGLRPQHLACVRGAEAISGGQSEGAAVGASELRFEPAPVRPGDYVLEVGTAGSTPLLFQCLFYPLALAGGGSLTLRGGTHLPHSPSYHYVVGVWLPVAKAYGLNASLRLVHAGFYPQGAGEFIAEVEPVRDPPSRVELPARGTLRDIAVGSFVGGLPFGIAERQSKEAVAALRERGIYSHAENRPLPVTHSVGTVTFILAQFEHTIAGFTALGKRGRPAEDVGREAAEEVARFMESGGALDEHLADQILLPAALLAAGRLGPSSPGTTRYTTARVTDHLTTHAWLIERFLPVRVTVEPGGAVEVAPA
- a CDS encoding SLC13 family permease, whose product is MALAIFLFTYVFIAGIRLPFPRLDRPGGALVGAVLMVVAGVVAPSEVFNYSSDPARHAVDMDTLVLLLGMMLIADYLSQAAFFRAAGAWALRKAHTPRLLLVAVACTSAFLSAFLVNDTICLMLTPLVLVVVEDARLPPIPYLLAVCMASNAGSVATFTGNPQNMLIQGASGLPYAQFVAYMALPAVLSTGVVIGGLLFVFRKQLSHERFDTHPPPPPVDRPLLGLTLATLVGVVAAFFIGLPMSWSALAGAAVVMTLSRRAPPRQAIERVDYVLLLFFACLFVVVYGVNKAGWADDIYRVFSPFMSGPPWRETLGFAGLTLVASNLFSNVPFVMLARAWVPTLHDPVLGWHVLALGSTLAGNLTLVGSVANLIVFEAARGKAELSFLGYLRVGIPITLVSFVLGLAVLLAEHALF